Proteins from a genomic interval of Rosa chinensis cultivar Old Blush chromosome 2, RchiOBHm-V2, whole genome shotgun sequence:
- the LOC112189872 gene encoding protein LONGIFOLIA 2, producing the protein MSAKVFHSFRDENRDLQKQLGCMSGIFQLFDRRHFLSGRSINGHSHKRLPPGENGKQEIDPKSRALPKATDKNRKKAVKERRNSTESSTTTVSSSSCSSSFSSSLEYNKAAQQEQSLSGQTIYNDRHTRDLSMNKPNISKPLSQQSFDSTYREARGISVRPGGKDGVGHRLKYIDSPRPSQPLKPIKPRVSGGESFQVHAKLREAHRNSNEEKDGCMRFAPKEARRLSYDERASRDTVKSTTKLKELPRLSLDSKERSIRRACSPETRSSHFFKDLQRENGNCDKMLDLQPEPGSSKRPNVVAKLMGLDLSDSVSTSVTPLRLISTCPSDRFDPLSKSLRKTDESKQDVLSGFPRNTQKSFSSPQRRSANSVMQPTANSKFPIETAPWRQPHGSKGLPQSTFNCQEEPTKAPKSSPSVYGEMEKRLAELEFKKSGKDLRALKQILEAMQKSKQNSEDKKEASNFASQVSNKSGLCESTISASKRNTKRSPSLPATAMGSKSPKSCKSPIIIMKPGKLMEKTHNSASTVISMDNRSCPRRLQTSNPGDNRKELLDRKAKDLTPRNIHTSDSFNGRLRSTDKNSNVRTSKAAQKPKMPHSEENSPGPSRSITSPRLQNRRFGLEKQSAPTTLSSDSSMTRRQHSRQSLEASTPGRKLGPKSPRFHQSNCQLSETSTSTRAMSHQDDTTSQQSESNTSLASHADTEATSIHQSDEIRDTYMKQHSQKQNRPAVGLSDDRLTAETGKASLEQPSPISVLDSTFYRDDSPSPVKKISNAFKDDGGQNLDEAEYGPMDLGLISNSTTPSLGAEIDHKRLENLKHLIHNHRHMSSTHEEPIFGHITFLCDRSNPDHMYISDILLASGILRYLESAWTTIELQTLEHLINPNLFLALEEIRADIEPWDDGKRCEKILQSQSDEKIQRKLVFDVVKEFLVQKLVVENSFKQWFSPNNLAEGKPRGQQLLTELCSQVDQLQRRNLNGNLDDEDESLTSILLENFMDQSQNWTVCDGEIPSVVLDVERLIFKDLITEIVSSDAVDHVGWSGGHCRQLFSKKGLW; encoded by the exons ATGTCTGCAAAGGTGTTTCATTCATTCAGAGATGAGAATCGTGATCTCCAAAAGCAACTTGGGTGCATGAGCGGGATTTTTCAGCTGTTTGATCGCCGGCATTTCCTCTCCGGCCGGAGCATCAATGGCCACAGTCACAAGAGACTTCCTCCAG GTGAGAATGGCAAACAAGAAATAGATCCCAAAAGCAGAGCACTGCCCAAAGCTACA GATAAAAATCGAAAAAAGGCTGTCAAAGAGAGACGAAACTCCACAGAATCATCCACAACCACTGTTTCGTCATCTTCTTGTTCATCTAGCTTCTCATCATCTCTTGAATACAACAAAGCAGCTCAGCAAGAACAATCCTTGTCTGGCCAAACAATTTACAATGACAGACACACTCGGGACCTGTCCATGAACAAACCGAATATTTCAAAGCCCTTAAGCCAGCAATCATTTGACTCAACCTACAGAGAAGCCCGTGGTATTTCAGTCAGACCTGGAGGAAAAGATGGAGTAGGTCATAGATTGAAATACATAGACTCCCCTAGGCCTTCACAACCACTAAAACCCATCAAGCCAAGGGTTTCTGGTGGCGAGTCATTTCAAGTTCATGCCAAGCTTCGGGAAGCACATCGAAATTCCAACGAGGAGAAGGATGGTTGCATGCGATTTGCGCCAAAAGAAGCAAGGAGGCTGTCTTATGATGAAAGGGCATCACGAGATACAGTGAAATCCACAACAAAACTCAAAGAACTCCCAAGGCTTTCTTTGGACAGCAAAGAACGTTCCATTAGGAGGGCTTGTAGCCCTGAAACAAGATCAAGCCATTTCTTCAAGGATCTGCAGAGGGAGAATGGGAACTGTGACAAAATGCTTGACCTGCAGCCAGAACCCGGAAGTTCTAAAAGACCGAATGTTGTTGCAAAGTTGATGGGCTTGGATCTCTCAGATTCAGTGTCAACCAGTGTTACTCCATTGAGGCTGATTAGTACCTGTCCATCTGATAGATTTGATCCCTTGTCCAAATCATTGAGAAAAACAGATGAATCCAAGCAAGATGTTTTGTCTGGGTTCCCAAGAAATACGCAGAAGAGCTTCAGCTCACCCCAGAGGAGAAGTGCCAATTCAGTCATGCAGCCCACCGCAAATTCCAAGTTTCCAATAGAAACAGCTCCTTGGAGGCAGCCACATGGAAGCAAAGGTCTTCCTCAATCAACTTTCAACTGTCAAGAAGAACCTACAAAAGCACCAAAGTCATCACCTTCAGTATATGGTGAAATGGAGAAAAGACTAGCAGAACTAGAGTTCAAGAAATCAGGAAAGGACCTCCGAGCTCTTAAACAGATACTTGAAGCAATGCAGAAGAGCAAGCAAAACTCAGAGGACAAAAAAGAAGCCTCAAATTTTGCCTCTCAAGTAAGCAACAAAAGTGGTTTGTGTGAGAGCACAATATCAGCAAGCAAGAGAAATACAAAACGTAGCCCATCACTTCCAGCCACAGCCATGGGTTCCAAATCCCCAAAGAGTTGCAAATCACCAATCATCATCATGAAACCCGGTAAACTCATGGAGAAAACACACAACTCTGCTTCCACGGTGATCTCCATGGACAACAGATCATGTCCGCGGAGGCTTCAGACTAGCAACCCTGGTGACAACAGAAAGGAATTGCTTGACAGGAAAGCCAAAGATTTGACTCCAAGAAACATTCATACTAGTGATTCTTTCAATGGACGTCTTCGCTCCACTGATAAGAATTCTAATGTGAGAACTTCTAAAGCTGCACAAAAACCAAAGATGCCCCACAGTGAAGAAAATTCCCCGGGCCCAAGTAGGAGCATCACGAGCCCAAGACTGCAAAACAGAAGATTTGGATTGGAGAAGCAATCTGCTCCAACCACTCTATCATCAGATTCAAGCATGACCAGAAGGCAACACAGTAGGCAATCATTAGAAGCAAGCACCCCGGGTAGAAAACTCGGGCCAAAATCTCCCAGATTTCATCAAAGCAATTGCCAACTGAGCGAGACTAGCACCAGTACAAGAGCTATGAGTCACCAAGATGATACCACTTCTCAGCAATCTGAAAGCAACACCAGCTTGGCCTCACATGCAGACACAGAAGCCACAAGCATTCATCAGTCAGATGAGATTAGAGATACTTACATGAAGCAGCACAGCCAAAAGCAAAAC AGGCCAGCAGTAGGGTTGAGTGATGATAGGTTAACAGCAGAAACTGGGAAAGCTTCCTTAGAACAACCAAGTCCTATCTCCGTTCTTGATTCTACATTCTATAGGGACGACTCGCCTTCTCCTGTGAAGAAGATATCAAATGCCTTTAAAG ATGATGGTGGGCAAAATCTGGATGAAGCAGAGTATGGACCAATGGACCTAGGTCTGATATCCAATAGTACAACGCCCAGTCTTGGTGCAGAGATTGACCATAAAAGGTTAGAGAACCTGAAGCACCTGATTCATAATCATCGACATATGAGCAGCACACATGAAGAACCCATCTTCGGGCACATTACTTTCCTCTGTGACCGCTCAAATCCAGATCACATGTACATTTCAGATATATTgctagcatcaggaattcttaGGTATCTCGAATCTGCGTGGACAACCATTGAGCTCCAGACATTAGAACACCTGATCAACCCTAATTTGTTCCTTGCACTGGAAGAAATTAGGGCAGATATAGAACCTTGGGATGATGGAAAGAGATGTGAAAAGATTCTCCAGTCCCAATCAGAtgaaaaaattcaaagaaaGCTAGTGTTCGATGTCGTTAAAGAATTCCTAGTTCAAAAATTAGTTGTGGAGAACTCTTTCAAGCAGTGGTTCTCACCAAACAATCTGGCAGAAGGGAAACCAAGAGGGCAGCAGCTTTTGACAGAATTGTGCTCCCAGGTTGATCAGCTACAAAGACGCAACTTGAATGGCAACctagatgatgaagatgaaagtTTGACAAGCATCTTGTTGGAAAATTTCATGGATCAATCACAGAATTGGACAGTGTGTGATGGTGAAATTCCGAGTGTAGTGTTGGATGTTGAGCGATTGATCTTTAAAGACTTGATAACTGAAATTGTGAGCAGTGATGCAGTTGACCATGTGGGTTGGTCTGGTGGGCATTGTAGGCAACTGTTTTCCAAGAAGGGGCTCTGGTAA
- the LOC112189873 gene encoding transcription initiation factor TFIID subunit 8 has product MSDGGGESGREHEQSNRALRKSSGGGDEFARAISKIAVAQVCEIVGFQTFQLSALETLSDVAVQYIRNVGKTAHLYANLSGRTDCNVFDIIQGLEDLSMAQGFAGASDINHCLASSGTVKEISQYVTETEHVPFAYSTPQFPVIKDRKLTLSFWQSGEETPGEHIPTWLPAFPEPHTYSQSTTCNERATEPDSAIVEQEKQQRNVERATLNFQRRLVCNGMEGPSVDPGDVEKAKQARENNPFLATPLQFGETEVSQVTLPAKLSIEATEEILVAENHAKDKCSSVLETFAPAIEAIKNKSFELEEDQKILSSRKPTVQFKIGMSKKSLGTMLHSGPHKKGFEEVYPWFGRENGKDEKKRRAEKILKNSMENSQELAQL; this is encoded by the coding sequence ATGAGCGATGGGGGTGGGGAGAGTGGAAGAGAGCATGAGCAATCCAATAGAGCACTAAGAAAATCAAGCGGTGGTGGTGATGAATTTGCACGAGCTATTTCAAAGATTGCAGTAGCGCAAGTATGTGAGATAGTGGGGTTTCAGACTTTCCAGTTGTCTGCTCTTGAAACACTTTCGGATGTTGCGGTTCAGTACATTCGTAACGTTGGAAAGACGGCACATTTATATGCAAATTTATCTGGCAGAACGGATTGTAATGTTTTTGATATCATTCAAGGGTTGGAAGATCTGAGCATGGCTCAGGGGTTTGCAGGCGCTTCAGATATTAATCATTGTCTCGCAAGTTCAGGGACGGTTAAGGAAATTTCTCAGTATGTTACTGAAACTGAGCATGTTCCATTTGCCTACTCTACTCCGCAATTCCCAGTTATTAAGGACCGGAAGCTGACTCTGAGTTTTTGGCAAAGCGGGGAAGAGACTCCTGGAGAGCATATACCTACTTGGTTGCCTGCATTTCCTGAACCACATACGTATTCCCAATCAACTACATGCAATGAGAGAGCCACAGAACCTGACAGTGCTATAGTTGAGCAGGAAAAACAACAGAGAAATGTGGAGCGGGCCACGTTGAATTTTCAGCGTAGGCTAGTCTGTAATGGGATGGAAGGACCCTCTGTTGACCCTGGGGATGTTGAAAAGGCGAAACAAGCAAGAGAGAATAACCCTTTTCTTGCTACACCTCTGCAATTTGGGGAGACAGAAGTATCTCAGGTTACTCTTCCAGCTAAACTGTCAATCGAAGCAACAGAGGAAATTCTTGTGGCTGAGAACCATGCCAAGGATAAATGTTCTTCAGTGCTGGAGACCTTTGCCCCAGCCATTGAAGCAATCAAGAACAAATCATTTGAATTGGAGGAAGATCAAAAGATTCTTTCGAGCAGGAAACCTACTGTGCAATTTAAGATTGGGATGTCAAAGAAGTCCTTAGGTACCATGTTACATTCAGGGCCGCATAAGAAGGGTTTTGAGGAAGTGTATCCCTGGTTcgggagagaaaatggaaaggatgaaaagaaaaggagggCCGAAAAAATTCTGAAGAACTCCATGGAAAACTCACAGGAGCTTGCTCAGTTGTAA